One window from the genome of Helicoverpa armigera isolate CAAS_96S chromosome 4, ASM3070526v1, whole genome shotgun sequence encodes:
- the LOC110384169 gene encoding larval cuticle protein LCP-17: MKFLVLALCVAAASAASYGSGPFGVSGFQKYNNYKTYEAPVAAPVVVSAKAVASAAGPVLAPVAAPVQAANAVYSAAKTVVNKPYQDAEAAILRSENDVSPDGYKYFFETNNGIVAEAVGTTKQVGDSVAVVSQGTYRYVAPDGTPVEIVYTADENGYQPQGAVLPVAPPVPEAILRSIAYNAAHASLKKN, translated from the exons ATGAAATTCTTG gtacttgcTCTGTGCGTGGCTGCTGCCAGCGCCGCCAGCTATGGCTCAGGACCCTTCGGAGTCTCTGGCTTCCAAAAATACAACAACTACAAGACCTACGAAGCTCCCGTGGCTGCTCCCGTTGTTGTCTCCGCTAAGGCCGTGGCCTCCGCCGCCGGCCCAGTGCTAGCCCCCGTCGCCGCTCCCGTCCAGGCCGCCAACGCCGTCTACTCCGCTGCCAAGACCGTTGTCAACAAGCCCTACCAGGACGCTGAGGCCGCCATCCTCCGCTCCGAGAATGACGTCAGCCCTGACGGTTACAAATACTT CTTCGAGACCAACAACGGCATCGTTGCTGAGGCTGTCGGTACCACCAAGCAGGTCGGAGACTCCGTCGCCGTA GTGTCCCAGGGTACCTACAGGTACGTTGCCCCCGACGGTACCCCCGTTGAGATCGTCTACACCGCTGACGAGAACGGATACCAACCCCAG ggcGCTGTCCTCCCCGTTGCCCCCCCAGTACCCGAGGCTATCCTCCGCTCCATCGCCTACAACGCTGCCCACGCTTCCCTCAAGAAGAACTAA
- the LOC110384170 gene encoding endocuticle structural glycoprotein SgAbd-8, translating into MKTIVFLGFLAVALAAPQAPNEPIPIVKQVSEINPDGSYSWAYETGNGINANENGALKNIGAEEPALQVEGQFSYPSEEGGNIQLSYIANENGFQPQGAHLPTPPPIPEAIQRALAYLATAPPQAEK; encoded by the exons atgaAAACCATT GTCTTCCTCGGTTTCCTGGCGGTCGCCCTTGCTGCGCCTCAAGCCCCCAATGAACCCATCCCCATCGTGAAGCAAGTGAGCGAAATCAACCCCGACGGCTCCTACTCATGGGCGTATGAAACCGGCAACGGTATTAACGCTAACGAGAATGGAGCCCTGAAGAACATCGGCGCTGAGGAGCCCGCCCTCCAGGTGGAAGGCCAGTTCTCCTACCCCAGCGAGGAAGGTGGCAACATCCAGCTCTCCTACATCGCCAACGAAAATGGATTCCAGCCCCAAGGTGCCCACCTCCCCACCCCTCCTCCGATCCCAGAGGCCATCCAGCGCGCCCTCGCCTACCTCGCCACCGCTCCCCCACAGGCTGAGAAGTAA